The following proteins are encoded in a genomic region of Acidobacteriota bacterium:
- a CDS encoding alpha/beta hydrolase produces MNGRRFYYEVGGEGETVVLLHGSFANADLLEAPATAISSGFRAIRYDRRGHGRSGEAPDPLPLAEEAAELAAFLDWLSTEKTHVLAHDDGAEIALQFALDFPERTLSLALLAPTLEGFAWRDETRAARRDLLAAYARNPQHAIAEKWLPSRIFDVAREHETPFERLEAIYANPRVAGGSLERPPHAGPVQAQRLGEIRVRTAVLVGNREDAERLRCAAAIVQGVPGAEGTTFEGLGRFLHMEDARHVMRRLTDFYIPPEE; encoded by the coding sequence GTGAACGGGCGCCGCTTTTACTACGAGGTCGGCGGCGAGGGCGAAACGGTCGTGCTCCTGCACGGATCGTTCGCGAACGCGGACCTCCTCGAGGCGCCCGCGACCGCGATCTCGTCGGGCTTCCGCGCGATCCGCTACGACCGCCGCGGTCACGGCCGCTCCGGCGAGGCGCCCGACCCGCTCCCGCTCGCCGAAGAAGCCGCCGAGCTCGCCGCGTTCCTCGACTGGCTCTCGACGGAGAAGACGCACGTCCTCGCCCACGACGACGGCGCCGAGATCGCCCTCCAGTTCGCGCTCGACTTCCCGGAGCGCACGCTCTCGCTCGCCCTCCTCGCGCCGACGCTCGAGGGGTTCGCATGGCGGGACGAAACGCGCGCGGCGCGGCGCGATCTCCTGGCCGCCTACGCGCGAAACCCGCAGCACGCGATCGCGGAGAAGTGGCTGCCGTCGCGCATCTTCGACGTCGCGCGCGAGCACGAGACCCCGTTCGAGCGCCTTGAGGCGATCTACGCGAATCCGCGCGTCGCCGGCGGCTCGCTCGAGCGTCCGCCGCACGCGGGCCCCGTCCAGGCCCAGCGGCTCGGCGAGATCCGCGTCCGCACGGCAGTCCTCGTCGGGAACCGCGAAGACGCCGAACGCCTCCGCTGCGCGGCCGCGATCGTCCAGGGCGTCCCGGGCGCCGAGGGGACGACGTTCGAGGGCCTCGGGCGCTTCCTCCACATGGAGGACGCGCGCCACGTCATGCGGCGGCTGACCGACTTCTACATCCCGCCGGAAGAGTGA
- a CDS encoding DEAD/DEAH box helicase produces MAAPPGKFGDHLTDVYFADLKLPHAVSAGVAACGFVRATPVQAATLPLLLAGKDVAAQAQTGTGKTAAFLIGIFTRLARTKRPKPSPYPRALAVAPTRELAIQIQEDAKALGHFLKPRIVTVFGGIDYVKQRDQLKAGCDLLIGTPGRLLDYEQQGATSFGEVESLVIDEADRLFDLGFIRDLRRILRRCPPPGKRHSMMFSATLSLRVMELAYEHMNDAVKVEIRPEQVTADRVTQALYHVSQREKMPLLLGILRREAAAAPRGEPLRTLLFVNTKRFAERLVGTLERHGWKIGALTGDIPQARRMKILADFKNGTLPLLVATDVASRGLHIEGVTHVVNVDLPQDPEDYVHRIGRTARAGRTGKAISLADEDYVFSLDAIQKLIGMKIPVEFADDKLFAPPGATPKVEKTERLTAPSAPTAEKTAPAAPRIPLKVEEKIAPPAPKISLNVEEAAAALEPEPITPRVPVAPAPPTFKEIPSSVPSSPNPSPVSSLEEISSLSLITADFWTREAFGLDAPEGGFGEDLPELPPAGSPAGAPAKRRRRRRGRRVAPRAEAAAPA; encoded by the coding sequence ATGGCCGCGCCCCCGGGAAAATTCGGCGATCACCTCACCGACGTCTACTTCGCCGACCTCAAGCTCCCCCACGCCGTGAGCGCGGGGGTTGCCGCGTGCGGGTTCGTCCGCGCGACCCCCGTGCAGGCCGCGACGCTGCCCCTCCTCCTCGCCGGCAAGGACGTCGCCGCCCAGGCGCAGACGGGCACGGGCAAGACGGCGGCCTTCCTGATCGGAATCTTCACGCGCCTCGCGCGCACGAAACGCCCGAAGCCCTCGCCGTACCCGCGCGCCCTCGCGGTCGCGCCCACGCGGGAGCTCGCCATCCAGATCCAGGAGGACGCAAAGGCCCTCGGCCACTTCCTCAAGCCGAGGATCGTCACCGTCTTCGGCGGCATCGACTACGTCAAGCAGCGCGACCAGCTCAAGGCGGGCTGCGACCTCCTGATCGGGACGCCCGGCCGCCTCCTCGATTACGAGCAGCAGGGCGCGACGTCCTTCGGCGAGGTGGAGTCCCTCGTGATCGACGAGGCCGACCGCCTCTTCGACCTCGGCTTCATCCGCGACCTCCGGCGCATCCTCCGCCGCTGCCCGCCGCCCGGGAAGCGCCACTCGATGATGTTCTCGGCGACGCTCTCGCTACGCGTGATGGAGCTCGCCTACGAGCACATGAACGACGCCGTGAAGGTCGAGATCCGGCCGGAGCAGGTCACCGCCGACCGCGTCACGCAGGCGCTCTACCACGTGTCGCAGCGCGAGAAGATGCCGCTCCTCCTCGGCATCCTCCGCCGCGAAGCCGCCGCGGCCCCGCGCGGAGAGCCTCTCCGGACGCTTCTCTTCGTGAACACGAAGCGGTTCGCCGAGCGCCTCGTCGGGACGCTCGAGCGGCACGGCTGGAAGATCGGCGCGCTGACCGGCGACATCCCGCAGGCGCGGCGGATGAAGATCCTCGCGGACTTCAAGAACGGAACGCTCCCGCTCCTCGTCGCGACGGACGTCGCCTCGCGCGGCCTCCACATCGAGGGCGTCACGCACGTCGTCAACGTGGACCTTCCGCAGGATCCCGAGGACTACGTCCACCGCATCGGCCGCACGGCTCGCGCGGGCCGGACGGGCAAGGCGATCTCGCTCGCGGACGAGGATTACGTGTTTTCGCTCGACGCGATCCAGAAGCTCATCGGGATGAAGATCCCGGTGGAGTTCGCGGACGACAAGCTCTTCGCGCCGCCCGGCGCGACGCCGAAGGTCGAGAAGACCGAGAGACTTACAGCGCCTTCGGCGCCGACGGCAGAGAAGACGGCGCCTGCGGCGCCGCGGATTCCTTTGAAGGTGGAAGAGAAGATCGCGCCTCCGGCGCCGAAGATTTCTCTGAACGTTGAAGAGGCCGCGGCAGCGCTGGAGCCGGAACCCATCACGCCACGCGTGCCGGTCGCGCCCGCCCCACCCACATTCAAAGAAATCCCCTCTTCCGTCCCCTCTTCTCCGAATCCCTCTCCGGTCTCTTCACTCGAAGAAATCTCTTCTCTTTCTCTCATCACCGCGGACTTCTGGACGCGTGAGGCATTCGGTCTCGACGCGCCCGAGGGCGGGTTCGGCGAGGACCTTCCCGAGCTGCCGCCTGCGGGCTCCCCCGCCGGCGCGCCGGCGAAGCGCCGCCGGCGGCGGCGCGGGCGGCGCGTCGCGCCGCGCGCGGAGGCGGCCGCTCCGGCCTGA
- a CDS encoding APC family permease, with product MLDRVVPVRELTKRIFLGKSRDPLDPQVFHQLSLVAFLAWVGLGADGLSSSAYGPEEAFLALGTHTHLAVFLAVATALTVILISASYAQLIELFPSGGGGYLVATHLLGETAGLVSGAALLIDYVLTISTSCVAGVAALSSFFGEISPSRQLAYACLSVVVLVVLNLRGVRESIQVLLPIFLAFLLSHVGILLFGMFRHVGAVPELVAQTAHETRSTWAELGAWGTIMLLLKAFSLGGGTYTGIEAVSNGLQILREPRVKTGKRTMAYMAISLSFMAGGLILCYLLANVRKAEGVTLNASLYQILSRELFGNGGVSAAFVLVLLVSEGLLLFVAAQSSFLAGPRVLANMAIDSWVPHRFSLLSERLVTQNGVILMGAAAIAMLVYARGSIHILVLMYSINVFLTFTLSQLGMCVHWWQVRKTDRTWVRRFAVNGAGLAISVTILIVSTALKFREGAWMTVVITGALVALCIAVKKHYGSVSLLMKRADDVLTTLPTPKTAPGAAVPAPERGAPTAVFLVSGFNGLGIHSLLQVQKYWPRYYRNAVFLSVGVVDSAKFKGTDEMENLRLETERDLDKYVEFARGLGMHAERHHAIGIDLLDEIVALCKSVKEQYDRPVFFASKLIFPNENLANRLLHNQTPFAVQRRLQFEGLQTVILPIQVSI from the coding sequence ATACTCGATCGAGTCGTGCCTGTTCGGGAGCTGACCAAACGGATCTTTCTCGGCAAGAGCCGGGACCCCCTCGATCCGCAGGTATTTCACCAGCTCTCCCTCGTGGCGTTCCTCGCGTGGGTGGGCCTCGGGGCGGACGGGTTGTCGTCCTCGGCGTACGGCCCGGAAGAGGCGTTCCTCGCGCTCGGGACGCACACCCACCTCGCGGTCTTCCTCGCCGTGGCGACCGCGCTCACGGTCATCCTGATCTCGGCGTCCTACGCACAGCTCATCGAGCTCTTCCCGTCGGGAGGCGGCGGCTACCTCGTCGCGACCCATCTTCTCGGCGAGACGGCCGGGCTCGTTTCCGGCGCCGCTCTCCTCATCGACTACGTCCTCACGATCTCGACGTCCTGCGTGGCGGGCGTCGCCGCACTCTCCTCGTTCTTCGGCGAGATCTCCCCGTCGCGCCAGCTCGCGTACGCGTGCCTCTCCGTCGTCGTCCTCGTGGTCCTGAACCTCCGCGGCGTCCGCGAGTCGATCCAGGTGCTGCTCCCGATCTTTCTCGCGTTCCTGCTGTCGCACGTCGGGATCCTGCTCTTCGGGATGTTCCGCCACGTCGGCGCGGTCCCCGAGCTCGTCGCCCAGACGGCCCACGAGACGCGGTCCACCTGGGCCGAGCTCGGTGCGTGGGGGACGATCATGCTGCTCCTCAAGGCGTTCTCCCTCGGCGGCGGCACGTACACCGGCATCGAGGCGGTCTCGAACGGGCTCCAGATCCTGCGCGAGCCGCGCGTGAAGACCGGCAAGCGCACGATGGCCTACATGGCGATCTCCCTCTCGTTCATGGCGGGAGGGCTGATCCTCTGCTACCTCCTCGCGAACGTGCGGAAGGCCGAAGGCGTGACGCTGAACGCGTCGCTCTACCAGATCCTCTCGCGCGAGCTGTTCGGGAACGGCGGCGTCTCGGCCGCGTTCGTCCTGGTCCTTCTCGTCTCGGAAGGCCTCCTCCTCTTCGTCGCGGCGCAGTCGAGCTTCCTGGCGGGCCCGCGCGTCCTCGCGAACATGGCGATCGACTCGTGGGTGCCGCACCGCTTCAGCCTGCTCTCCGAGCGGCTCGTGACGCAGAACGGCGTGATCCTCATGGGCGCGGCCGCGATCGCGATGCTGGTGTATGCGCGCGGCTCGATCCACATCCTCGTCCTGATGTACTCGATCAACGTCTTCCTGACGTTCACGCTGTCCCAGCTCGGGATGTGCGTGCACTGGTGGCAGGTGCGGAAGACGGATCGCACGTGGGTCCGCCGTTTCGCCGTGAACGGCGCGGGGCTCGCCATCTCGGTGACGATCCTCATCGTGTCGACGGCCCTGAAATTCCGCGAGGGCGCGTGGATGACGGTCGTGATCACGGGCGCGCTCGTCGCGCTCTGCATCGCCGTCAAGAAGCACTACGGCTCGGTGAGCCTCCTCATGAAGCGCGCCGACGACGTCCTCACGACGCTCCCGACGCCGAAGACGGCGCCCGGCGCCGCCGTGCCGGCGCCGGAACGCGGGGCGCCGACGGCGGTCTTCCTCGTGTCGGGCTTCAACGGCCTCGGCATCCACTCGCTGCTCCAGGTCCAGAAGTACTGGCCGCGTTACTACCGCAACGCCGTCTTTCTCTCCGTCGGCGTCGTCGACTCGGCGAAGTTCAAGGGCACGGACGAGATGGAGAACCTCCGCCTCGAGACGGAGCGGGACCTCGACAAGTACGTCGAGTTCGCGCGCGGGCTCGGCATGCACGCCGAGCGGCACCACGCGATCGGGATCGACCTCCTCGATGAGATCGTCGCGCTCTGCAAGAGCGTCAAGGAGCAGTACGACCGGCCCGTCTTCTTCGCGTCGAAGCTCATCTTCCCGAACGAGAACCTCGCGAACCGGCTGCTCCACAACCAGACGCCGTTCGCCGTCCAGCGGCGCCTCCAGTTCGAGGGGCTCCAGACGGTGATCCTCCCGATTCAGGTCTCGATTTGA
- a CDS encoding aldehyde dehydrogenase family protein, with amino-acid sequence MSAAPIRVVSPATGVLVGEVPDSGAAGAAEAFARARAAQPAWAAWDLEQRVEAIRRWRDAVLDEPAVPETLVRESGKPRMEAEGIEVLYLCELIRAMTRLAPRAFREETRHPLLFLTKKTRLVRRPLGVVGVIGPWNFPILNNAADAVAPLLAGNAVVLKPSEVTPLTSVLLAELWRRAGNPPDIFQVVTGRGETGAAVADLADGVMFTGSVATGRRVGARCGERLVPCVLELGGKSPFVVLAGADVERAAEAAAWSSFVHSGQVCVRTERIFVDASVADRFESLLAARVAALRQMAPDPSGTVTHDLGAVTFVRQIEVAERQIADALAKGARVLTGGARAADRAGLFFQPTVLAGATPDMAVMREETFGPLVPVMRVSGAEEALRLANDTHLGLNATVFGPRADAIAFARKLQTGQAIVNDVLVNYLVVESPLGGWKESGLGVRHGVEGLRQWTRIEAITVGRPLLAPVGRFLARMLAFPYDRRVLVVLRRASRVLYRRGWSEKLKSPPGPSRP; translated from the coding sequence GTGAGCGCTGCCCCGATCCGCGTCGTCTCTCCCGCGACGGGCGTCCTCGTCGGCGAGGTCCCGGACTCCGGGGCCGCCGGCGCCGCGGAAGCGTTCGCCCGCGCGCGCGCCGCCCAGCCGGCGTGGGCCGCGTGGGACCTCGAGCAGCGCGTCGAGGCGATCCGCCGGTGGCGCGACGCCGTGCTCGACGAGCCCGCCGTGCCGGAGACGCTCGTGAGAGAAAGCGGCAAGCCCCGGATGGAGGCCGAGGGGATCGAGGTCCTCTACCTCTGCGAGCTGATCCGCGCGATGACGCGGCTCGCGCCGAGAGCATTCCGGGAGGAGACGCGGCACCCTCTCCTTTTCCTGACGAAGAAGACGCGTCTCGTGCGGCGCCCGCTCGGCGTCGTCGGGGTCATCGGCCCCTGGAACTTCCCGATCCTGAACAACGCCGCCGACGCGGTGGCCCCGCTGCTCGCGGGGAACGCCGTCGTCCTCAAGCCGTCCGAGGTGACGCCGCTGACGTCCGTCCTCCTCGCGGAGCTCTGGCGGCGGGCCGGAAATCCTCCCGACATCTTCCAGGTCGTGACGGGCCGGGGCGAAACGGGCGCCGCCGTCGCGGACCTCGCGGACGGCGTCATGTTCACGGGCTCCGTCGCCACCGGCCGCCGCGTCGGGGCGCGCTGCGGCGAGCGGCTCGTCCCGTGCGTCCTCGAGCTGGGCGGCAAGTCGCCGTTCGTCGTCCTCGCGGGCGCCGACGTCGAGCGGGCGGCGGAGGCCGCCGCGTGGTCCAGCTTCGTCCACTCGGGCCAGGTCTGCGTCCGGACCGAACGCATCTTCGTGGACGCCTCGGTGGCGGACCGCTTCGAGTCGCTCCTCGCCGCGCGCGTCGCCGCGCTGCGTCAGATGGCGCCCGATCCCTCCGGCACGGTGACCCACGACCTGGGGGCGGTCACCTTTGTGCGACAGATCGAGGTCGCGGAGCGCCAGATCGCGGACGCCCTGGCGAAGGGCGCGCGCGTCCTGACGGGGGGGGCGCGCGCGGCGGATCGCGCCGGTCTCTTCTTCCAGCCGACCGTTCTCGCGGGCGCGACGCCGGACATGGCCGTCATGCGGGAGGAGACGTTCGGCCCGCTCGTGCCCGTGATGCGCGTCTCGGGAGCCGAGGAGGCGCTCCGCCTCGCGAACGACACGCACCTGGGTCTCAACGCGACGGTGTTCGGCCCGCGGGCCGACGCGATCGCCTTCGCGCGAAAGCTGCAGACGGGCCAGGCGATCGTGAACGACGTCCTCGTGAACTACCTCGTCGTCGAGTCGCCGCTCGGCGGCTGGAAGGAGAGCGGTCTCGGCGTGCGGCACGGCGTCGAGGGCCTGCGCCAGTGGACGCGCATCGAGGCGATCACGGTCGGCCGGCCGCTTCTCGCGCCCGTCGGGCGGTTCCTCGCGCGAATGCTCGCGTTCCCGTACGACCGCCGCGTCCTCGTGGTGCTGCGGCGCGCCAGCCGGGTGCTGTACCGCCGCGGATGGTCCGAGAAGCTGAAGTCCCCTCCCGGCCCCTCGCGCCCGTAG
- a CDS encoding DegT/DnrJ/EryC1/StrS aminotransferase family protein, with product MAVDFYRHSLGDEEKDAVRSVLDSLFLTTGQKVYAFEKAFEEYLGVPAVVCTAHATASLHMAMLAAGIGPGDEVVTTPMTFLSSANAVLYAGGTPVFADVDPSTANIDPDAVEAAITPRTKAIVAVDLYGLLADMKALRKIADRYSLVLVEDAAHCVEGRRDGVGPGQLADFACFSFYATKNLTCGEGGAVSARDASKKNLLRQLGSHGMSRNAADRYAGKYQHWDMERLGYKYNLSDVAASLLLPQLPKLAARLARREEICRRYEAAFRDAPGITFPIVPAGATSARHLFTIWVEPADRDAILAGIQARGVGVAVNYRAVHLTSYYAERFGFTRGMFPKAELIGDSTITIPLWPAMTDAQVDEVIAAVKAAVAETS from the coding sequence ATGGCCGTCGACTTCTACCGCCATTCGCTCGGCGACGAGGAGAAGGACGCGGTCCGCTCCGTCCTCGACTCGCTGTTCCTCACGACGGGCCAGAAGGTCTACGCGTTCGAGAAGGCGTTCGAGGAATACCTCGGAGTGCCGGCCGTCGTCTGCACGGCTCACGCGACCGCCTCGCTTCACATGGCGATGCTCGCGGCCGGCATCGGCCCCGGCGACGAGGTCGTCACGACTCCGATGACGTTTCTCTCCTCGGCGAACGCCGTGCTCTACGCCGGCGGGACGCCGGTGTTCGCGGACGTCGACCCGTCGACCGCGAACATCGACCCGGACGCCGTCGAGGCCGCGATCACGCCGCGGACGAAGGCGATCGTCGCCGTGGACCTCTACGGCCTCCTCGCGGACATGAAGGCGCTGCGGAAGATCGCGGACCGCTACTCCCTCGTCCTCGTGGAGGACGCGGCGCACTGCGTCGAGGGGCGGCGCGACGGCGTCGGGCCCGGACAGCTCGCGGACTTCGCCTGCTTCAGCTTCTACGCGACGAAGAACCTCACGTGCGGCGAAGGCGGCGCGGTCTCGGCGCGCGACGCGTCGAAGAAAAACCTGCTCCGCCAGCTCGGCTCGCACGGGATGTCCCGCAACGCGGCGGACCGCTACGCAGGGAAGTACCAGCACTGGGACATGGAGCGCCTCGGCTACAAGTACAACCTCTCGGACGTCGCGGCGTCGCTGCTCCTCCCGCAGCTCCCGAAGCTCGCGGCGCGCCTCGCGCGGCGCGAGGAGATCTGCCGCCGTTACGAGGCGGCGTTCCGCGACGCGCCCGGCATCACGTTCCCGATCGTGCCCGCGGGCGCGACGTCGGCGCGGCATCTCTTCACGATCTGGGTCGAGCCGGCGGACCGCGACGCGATCCTCGCCGGGATTCAGGCGCGCGGGGTCGGCGTCGCCGTGAACTACCGCGCCGTCCACCTCACGTCGTACTACGCCGAGCGCTTCGGCTTCACGCGCGGCATGTTCCCGAAGGCCGAGCTCATCGGCGACTCGACGATCACGATCCCGCTCTGGCCCGCGATGACGGACGCCCAGGTGGACGAGGTCATCGCGGCGGTGAAGGCGGCGGTCGCGGAGACGTCCTAG
- a CDS encoding M1 family metallopeptidase codes for MTRALRLPLAVSLALLIGAAAWKAGARRPGPEDGSRLVLEHEEGRAKHALSRAAAEAALSRGVSGPPPASVEGTTRGFDVVAYDLSFELDPGVRILSGSSTTRLSGFAKTTDSVTFNLDRAYAVTSVTRDGAPVPGFTFANDLLTVPLTPPLAAEERTSIGIAWSGIPPAAAALAWWDHTTGKAATSVAEPFDSRTYWPCVDAPDDKAVATVTATVPPGYVVASAGLGTSATLPDGRIRSTWRLPQPISTYLVSLNVAKYQVVEDAYRAMDGRIMPIRSYLMPENAAENVPRLSAMKDHISVLASLFGEYPFVDTKYGIVSSWFSGGMEHPTLTSIGENILSNTSRDITLLLVHELAHQWWGDRVTMRTWDDIWLNEGFATYAEVLYQERALGKNPGQTLRTSYDDGLYGGRLAQAVVADPADPFKYTGAVYNKGGWFLHMLRRLVGDDAFFSGLRAYGDAHAWGTATRGELRALFEERTGLDLKQFWDQWLETRFRPTFRATYRTAVDASTVTLAVTQTQGHAVTHPVAGPNDKPYYVFPLTVRITYVDGTFLDVPVTATGATTTLVVPNPSRKFVAGITLDPASDVLKIVESTGPG; via the coding sequence GTGACCCGCGCGCTGCGGCTCCCGCTCGCCGTTTCCCTCGCCCTTCTGATCGGCGCCGCCGCCTGGAAGGCCGGCGCCCGCCGCCCGGGCCCCGAGGACGGATCGCGCCTCGTCCTCGAGCACGAGGAAGGCCGCGCCAAGCACGCGCTTTCGCGCGCGGCGGCCGAGGCCGCGCTCTCGCGCGGGGTTTCCGGGCCGCCTCCGGCCTCCGTCGAGGGCACGACGCGCGGCTTCGACGTCGTCGCCTACGACCTCTCGTTCGAGCTCGACCCGGGCGTTCGGATCCTTTCGGGCTCCTCCACGACGCGCCTGTCGGGTTTTGCGAAGACGACCGACTCCGTCACGTTCAACCTCGACCGCGCGTACGCCGTCACGTCGGTCACGCGCGACGGGGCGCCCGTCCCCGGGTTCACGTTCGCGAACGACCTGCTCACCGTGCCGCTCACCCCCCCGCTCGCCGCCGAGGAGCGGACGTCGATCGGCATCGCCTGGTCGGGCATTCCTCCGGCGGCCGCGGCGCTCGCGTGGTGGGATCACACGACGGGCAAGGCGGCCACGAGCGTCGCCGAGCCGTTCGACTCGCGGACGTACTGGCCTTGCGTGGACGCGCCGGACGACAAGGCCGTGGCGACCGTGACGGCGACCGTCCCGCCGGGTTACGTCGTCGCGTCCGCGGGCCTCGGGACGTCGGCCACGCTGCCCGACGGGCGCATCCGGTCGACGTGGCGCCTCCCGCAGCCGATCTCGACGTACCTCGTCTCCCTGAACGTCGCGAAGTACCAGGTCGTCGAGGACGCCTACAGGGCGATGGACGGGCGCATCATGCCGATCCGCTCGTACCTCATGCCCGAGAACGCGGCGGAGAACGTGCCGCGGCTCTCCGCGATGAAGGACCACATCTCGGTCCTCGCGTCGCTGTTCGGGGAATACCCGTTCGTCGACACGAAGTACGGGATCGTCTCGTCGTGGTTCTCGGGAGGGATGGAGCACCCGACGCTCACGTCCATCGGCGAGAACATCCTCTCGAACACGTCACGCGACATCACGCTCCTCCTCGTGCACGAGCTGGCGCACCAGTGGTGGGGCGACCGCGTCACGATGCGGACCTGGGACGACATCTGGCTGAACGAGGGTTTCGCGACGTATGCCGAGGTGCTCTACCAGGAGCGCGCGCTCGGGAAGAACCCCGGCCAGACGCTCCGCACGTCCTACGACGACGGGCTCTACGGTGGCAGGCTCGCGCAAGCCGTCGTCGCCGATCCGGCCGACCCGTTCAAGTACACCGGGGCCGTCTACAACAAGGGCGGGTGGTTCCTTCACATGCTGCGCCGCCTCGTGGGCGACGACGCGTTCTTCTCCGGGCTGCGCGCGTACGGCGACGCGCACGCGTGGGGCACCGCGACGCGCGGCGAGCTGCGCGCGCTCTTCGAGGAGCGCACCGGGCTCGACCTCAAGCAGTTCTGGGACCAGTGGCTCGAGACGCGGTTCCGTCCGACGTTCCGGGCCACGTACCGGACGGCCGTCGACGCGTCGACGGTGACGCTCGCGGTCACGCAGACGCAGGGGCACGCCGTCACCCATCCCGTGGCCGGACCGAACGACAAGCCGTACTACGTCTTCCCGCTGACCGTGCGGATCACGTACGTGGACGGGACGTTCCTCGACGTGCCCGTGACCGCGACGGGCGCGACGACGACGCTCGTCGTCCCGAACCCGTCGCGGAAGTTCGTCGCGGGGATCACGCTCGACCCGGCCTCGGACGTCTTGAAGATCGTCGAGTCGACCGGGCCGGGCTGA
- the hemG gene encoding protoporphyrinogen oxidase, with protein MNRVVILGGGIAGLTAAYRRRGEGETVVLEAGPAPGGSVKTVREDGFVVEGGPNTLRTSEAADRLLADLGLEPHVVKADSKAPRWIVRGGRPRAVVPGPGALFNTVFTTGGKLRLLKEPFVPGRPADLEDESVASFFARRFGPEAARYGAGPMVSGVYAGDPDTLSTRSAFPRLWEAEGAAGSVIRGFLRKGKKGEAAGATGDNAAGGGAPPRHRARTLTFDTGLYLLIETLQQRLLSRGACRVEVNSPAAIVEGPHASGPKWTVRLADGRSWDADVLVSTLEGPALARLLGDRLPRSGAGLAAMKTSPITVVALAWPDGPGSPKGFGALVPRGEGIRSLGVLYPSSLFSGRAPAGSILTTSFLGGALDPALAASSDAEVLAVATDEAKRLHPGLTAPTRSWIFRWPAAIPQIPLFHHRTLAAVEKDLEYLPGMVLTGGWRDGIAMGERIARGDALGAAL; from the coding sequence ATGAATCGTGTCGTGATCCTCGGCGGCGGCATCGCCGGCCTGACGGCGGCGTATCGGCGGAGGGGCGAGGGCGAAACCGTCGTCCTCGAAGCGGGCCCCGCGCCCGGCGGCTCGGTGAAGACGGTCCGCGAGGACGGCTTCGTCGTGGAAGGCGGCCCGAACACGCTCCGCACGAGCGAGGCGGCCGACCGGCTCCTCGCCGACCTCGGCCTCGAGCCCCACGTCGTCAAGGCGGATTCGAAGGCGCCGCGCTGGATCGTCCGCGGCGGCCGGCCGCGCGCCGTCGTGCCCGGCCCGGGCGCCCTCTTCAACACCGTCTTCACGACGGGCGGCAAGCTCCGCCTCCTGAAGGAGCCGTTCGTCCCCGGGCGTCCCGCCGATCTCGAGGACGAGAGCGTGGCGTCGTTCTTCGCCCGGCGATTCGGACCGGAAGCCGCGCGCTACGGCGCGGGGCCGATGGTGTCGGGCGTCTACGCGGGCGACCCCGACACGCTGTCGACGCGCTCGGCGTTCCCTCGCCTCTGGGAGGCGGAAGGAGCAGCGGGCAGCGTCATAAGAGGATTTCTTAGAAAGGGTAAGAAGGGCGAGGCGGCGGGCGCGACGGGCGACAATGCCGCGGGTGGCGGCGCCCCGCCCCGCCATCGTGCCCGAACGCTGACGTTCGACACGGGTCTTTACCTACTCATAGAAACTCTTCAACAGCGTCTCCTTTCGCGCGGCGCGTGCCGCGTTGAGGTGAATTCCCCCGCCGCGATCGTCGAGGGCCCGCACGCTTCCGGCCCGAAGTGGACCGTGCGCCTCGCGGACGGCCGCTCGTGGGACGCGGACGTTCTCGTCTCGACGCTCGAGGGCCCGGCGCTCGCGCGCCTTCTCGGCGACCGGCTGCCGCGCTCGGGCGCGGGGCTCGCCGCGATGAAGACGTCGCCCATCACGGTCGTCGCGCTCGCGTGGCCGGACGGGCCCGGCTCGCCGAAGGGCTTCGGCGCGCTCGTCCCGCGCGGCGAGGGCATCCGGTCGCTCGGCGTTCTCTACCCGTCGTCGCTCTTCTCCGGGCGCGCCCCCGCCGGTTCGATTCTCACGACGTCCTTCCTCGGCGGAGCGCTCGACCCCGCGCTCGCGGCGTCCTCCGACGCCGAGGTCCTCGCGGTCGCGACGGACGAGGCGAAACGCCTCCACCCGGGCCTGACGGCGCCGACCCGCTCGTGGATCTTCCGGTGGCCCGCCGCGATCCCGCAGATCCCGCTTTTCCACCACCGCACGCTGGCGGCGGTCGAAAAGGACCTCGAGTACCTGCCGGGCATGGTCCTCACGGGCGGCTGGCGCGACGGCATCGCCATGGGCGAGCGCATCGCGCGCGGCGACGCCCTCGGCGCCGCGCTCTGA